From the genome of uncultured Methanobacterium sp.:
CCCATTGGAGATAAAGACTGGTGTTTTCCGTTCATCTGCCGGGTTATGTAATTTTTTTCTGAATCAATTTTGGTACGTCCTTTTATATGTACCACCAGATCAGCCATCTCTCCCAGGGTGGAATCCACGTAGGAAGTCACTGCAATGATCTGGGTTCCCCTTTTATGGGCAATGTTGGCCGCACTAATAATGCTGAAGGTTTCACCTGAGCCTGAAATTGACAGGAGGCAATCTTCACTAGTTAAAGCAGGGGTTGTTGTTTCTCCCACCACGTAAACACTGATTCCAAGGTGCATGAGGCGCATGGCAAAGGCCCGGGCTACCAGACCAGAACGTCCCAGTCCCATTACAAAAACGTTTTTAGATGTTTGTAAGAGACGGGTCATGTCTTCAATGTTTTCAGGGTCAAGTTCTGCAGAAACAGACCGCACATTATCCATTATTTCTTCTATAGCATCATTAAGAATCAAGTCTTTCAATATTAGCACCATTGTTATATTTTTTAAAATTATTTGTAATTTTAAATTATTATAAATTTTTTTAACTATTACAAATAAACTTTGTATCTATATGAATTTTTAGTGGCCTGATATATATAAGTCCTATTTCATACAATTCTTATACAAATCCCTACACCAACCTTATCAACTGGCATTTAAAGCATACTATGTTAAAAGGATGAAAAATGAAGTCTCAACCAAGCATTAACCTGAAAATTAATGGTGAAACATTCAGCTACCGACTTTTTGATGCTTTACGTGAGATCACCAATACCTGGTCCCAGAGGGAAGCTGCCAAAAGATTGGGGATATCACATGCAGTTTTAAATCGACGAATTCGTGACGCTGAAGGAAAACTGGGTTTTAAATTAGTGGAGACTACTGGAGCAGGTTCCGGGCTCAGCCCCCAGGGAATGATGATCCTGGAAAAATACCAAAGCTATCTGAGAAGGTTAGAGAATAGGGATGTGCCGGTTATAGGCGGGGGCCCCATTGCCACCGGTTTGATGGACGCGTTAGCACGTCAATACGGCCTGAAAGTGGTGATTTATACTACCGATGATTTGAATGCCCTTAAGATGGCTGAGATGGACATGCTGGATATTCTGGTTTTGGACGACCCAGTGCATGCTTTTATGCATGATCTGGACTTTTTACCCATAGCCCGAGATGATCTGGTACTGGTATCTGGATCTGATGAAAACCTTGATACTGTTGACCAGCTCAGGGGAAGAGAATTTGTGGAAGTTATTCATTCTGCCCAGAGACTGGCCTGGAACACCCTGGATCAGTTACGGGTTGATTATGAAATCGTTGATATATGCAGTTCCCCTGAAAATGCCCTTAAGATGGTTAAAACACGTGCAGATCTTTTAACATTTCAAAACAGGAGTTTCATGTCACCGCTGCTTGATTCTTTTACTGTGTCGGATATCATGGCAGAGGATACCAGCCACATAATCAGCATGGTTATCCCTGATAAAGATGAACCTGATAAAAAAGATGACCTGGAAGATTTTTCAAATTTCATCCAGGGAAAGGGTCAGGACATAATCAGAGAATGGGGTTTTAGGAGAATTGATTAAATATTAAGCATTATAGAAAAATTTATCATAAACTAAATCATAATATACTTTATTCTCTTTTAAATCCTTATTTTACAGGATATCAATGATTTTTTGATGGATTTAAAATGCAGAGATTAGTTCATTTTTGATAATATACCAGATGGTTAATTTTAAATAAACTCAAAATAGAAATAAGGCAGGTGATTGATTGAGGAAACAAAGAGATTTACTGGCCATTGGACACACTGCACTTGACTACATAATTCAGGTTAACGAATTCCCACTACCTAACTCTGCTACTACCATTAATAACATGCGTACCTTTCATGGGGGCGCTGCTGCCAATGTTGCCGTGGTCGCGTCCTCACTGGGTTTAGAATCGTCCCTGGTGTCTGCTGTGGGAGGAGACTTTCCAGGATCAGACTATCAAAATCATTTAGAAAAACTCCAGATCAACATCAACGACATGATAATTGTTGAGGAAGATAAAACACCCACTGCATTCGTTTTAACTGATACAAACGATGATCAGATATTTTACTTTTACTGGGGTGCTGCCAGTAGGTTTAAAGAATCCTCGGTCCCTGAAGAGGCCATCATGAATGTTCAGGCAGTGCATCTGGCAACCGGAGACCCCACCTTCAACTGCCGATGTGGTGAATTCGCCCGTGAAAGTGATAAAATCATCTCTTTCGATCCAGGACAGGACCTGCATATGTACTCACCCCAGGATCTGCTGGATGTTCTGAAAATATGTGATATTCTCTTTGGAAACCATCATGAAATCGGACGCATTCTGGAAAGCATCAATATGAACATTGACCAGTTAAGAGATTACGGCCCTTCCATTGTGGTGGAAACCAGGGGCAGAAATGGTAGTGTTATCTACTCTGATGAGAAGATCCAGATAGATGCCATAGAACGGGACCCCACTGACCCTACCGGTGCTGGGGACTCTTACCGGGCAGGATTCCTGAAACCATACCTGGAAGGAGAACCATTGGAGTACTGTGGTAAACTGGCTTCTGCTGTGTCTTCATTCATTGTAGAAGCACAAGGATGCCAGACTAATGTTCCAACCCTTGAAATGGCTAAAGAAAGAATGAAAAACTCTTTAGAATAACCCTGAATTTTTAATTTGGAGGATAAAACAAATCTGGAATTAATAGAATATCTACTAATCCAGATAACCTCCAAAATTTTTTACGTTCAAAATGTATATTATTTAATGTTTTAAAATTAGGTAAAAAATTAGTACAATATTCCCATTCCCTGATTTTAGTATTAACTTCCAGTTTGGCCTTTTAGAATATATACTCAGATCATAGGCTTAAAAACCATATCTATTTTTATAGGGAACATAGAAATCAAATTAAGATTAACATTAATCAGTTGCTAAGGGCTTCTTGCGATTTGTGAAAGCCCATAGCTAAAGTACTTATTACAAGGTGAACCTAACACGGTGATTCTATGACACAAATGGACGACGCAAGAAAAGGGATAATAACCGACGAAATGAAATCCGTCGCAGAAAATGAAAATGTTGACGCTGAATTCATCCGAAAATCTGTAGCTAATGGTACCATTGCTATTCCCAGTAACAAAGGAAGGGAAGTGAAAGCTGTTGGTATTGGAGCCGGACTCCGAACTAAAGTCAACGCTACCATTGGAACTTCCACTGATATCTGTGACTTTGACATGGAAGAAGAAAAGGCCAAAATTGCTATTGCTAATAACGCTGATACTTTAATGGAACTTTCTGTGGGTGGAGACCTGGATGAGATCAGGCGAAGAATACTGAAAGTATCCGATATACCAGTGGGAAGTGTGCCTGTATACCAGGCAGCATTTGAAACAATCCGCGAAAAGGGTGCAGCTATTTACATGGACGAAGATGTCATGTTCAAGGCCATTGAAAAACAGGCCAAAGACGGTATCGACTTCATGGCCATTCACTGCAGTGTGAACATGGAAACCCTCAAACGTCTCAAACGTCAGGGCAGAGAAGGTGGACTGGTGAGCCGTGGTGGAGCATTGGTATCTGCCTGGATGGTGGAAAACGAAGTGGAAAACCCATTATATAAGAACTTTGATTACATCCTGGAAATCGCCAAGGAATACGACTTTTGTATGTCCATGGCCAACGCCATGAGAGCAGGAGCCATTGCCGATTCCACAGATCGAGCTGGAGTGCAGGAACTCATCATCCTCGGTGAATTAATAGACCGGGCAAGGGAAGCAGGTGTGCAGACCATTGTGGAAGGCCCTGGTCACATACCATTAAATGAAATTAAAGCCAACGTGGTTATCCAGAAAAAACTGTGCCGTCAAGCTCCATTCTACATGTTAGGGCCTATTGTAACTGATATAGCACCGGCCTACGATCACATTGTTTCATCCATTGGTGCATCCCAGTCGGCAGCTGCTGGAGCAGACTTCATCTGCTACGTTACCCCTGCCGAGCACCTGGCACTCCCCGGACCAGAAGACGTGAAAATGGGAGTTATAGCCAGTCGTATCGGAGCATACGTTGGTGACATGGCCAAGGGAATACACAACGGTGAAAAGGACCTGGAAATGGCTAACGCCCGGAAAAAACTTAACTGGGAAGCCCAGTACAATGCCGCTATCTGTCCTTCTGATGCCAGAGCAATAAGAGATGCCAGACCACCAGAAGACCCAGACACCTGTACCATGTGCGGAAGCTACTGTGCTATTAAGATCGTGAATGAATGGCTGGATGAAGCCCCAACTGAAGTATTCGAATAAAAAATTCGAAAAAGGAAATAAATTCATCCCCCCATTTTTTTATTCATTTTAAATATTAACCATAATTTTTTATTTTTAGAAGGTGAATTACTTGAAACACTGGACTGAACGAATTGCATCTGATCTGACTAACTGGGACGTTGAAAAACACGTTGTAGCCAGCGGAACATCAATATCTGGCTCTATACATATTGGAAATTCCTGTGACGTTTTCATAGCCAATGCCGTGGGTAAATCCCTGCAAAAGCTGGGCGAAGACTCCAAGACCATCTGGATTGCCGATGACCACGACCCACTGAGAAAGGTTCCCTACCCCCTCCCAGAATCATACGAAAAGTACCTGGGAATTCCTTACTCCCAGATCCCCTGTCCTGAGGGTTGCTGCGAAAACTTCGTGGAACACTTCCAAAAACCATTCCTGGAAACATTACCAGTATTTGGAATAGAACTGGAAACCTATTCCGGGTTTAAAATGTACCAGGATGGGGTTTACAACGATTATATTAAAAAATCACTGGAAAGAGCCCCCAAGATCAGGGAAATATTCAACCAGTACCGGGAACATCCCCTGGCCAGTGATTGGTTACCCTACAATCCCATCTGTACCGAGTGTGGCCGGGTGAACACCACCACTGCCTACGATTACCAGGGAGACACTGTTTTCTACCGGTGCCAGTGCGGGCATGAGGGTGAACTGAACATCAAATCTGGTGAGGGAAAACTCACCTGGCGTGTGGAATGGGCTGCCCGTTGGAAGATCTTCGGTGTGACCTGTGAACCATTTGGAAAGGACCATGCAGCCAGTGGAGGTTCATATGATGTGAGTAAAGTCATATCCCAGGAGATATTCGATTACAGAGCACCATACCCCGTGCCCTATGAATGGATCACCCTTAAAGGTGAAGCCATGAGTAAATCCCATGGAGTTTTCTTCACCCCTGGACAGTGGCTGGAAATAGGCGCCCCTGAAACCCTGAATTATTTCTTATTCCGCAGTAAACCCCTTAAACATAAGGATTTTGACCCCGGAATGTCTTTCCTGGACTTCATTGACCAGTATGACCGGGTGGAAAGGATCCACTACCATGCTGAAGAGGCTGCTTCAGAGAAGGAAATGGAGAAACTAGGGAAAATCTATGAAGTGTCCCAGATCAACACTAATGAATCCATGCCCTTCCAGACATCCTATCGTTTCCTCACTGTAGCCCGACAGATAACCGATGATCCAGAGAAGATCTTCGCAATACTCAAACGGAATTCACAGCTAAGTGCAGATATGGAAGGTAAGGAATACTCTGATCTATCTGAAGATGCCCAGGCCAGACTCAGATCACGCCTAGAAAATGTGGAAAACTGGCTTGAAAAATATGCACCGGAATTCGTTAAATTCAGTGTCCAGAAAACATTACCCGATGTACAGTTAAACGAAAATCAGGATGCTTTCCTGTTACAGGTGGCAGAACTCCTGGAAAACAATGATTACACCTCTTCACAGGAACTCCATGATGGAATGTACAACATAATAAATGAACTGGGATTAAAACCACCCAAGGCATTTCAGGCAATTTACAAGACCATAATTGGTAAAAAACAGGGCCCAAGGGCGGCTTCATTCGTATTATCCCTTGACAAAGACTTTGTTATCAAGAGGTTCCGCAGGGAGGCTTAATAATTGAAAGTTCAGCTGGTTGAACGGGAGGTTCTTGATCCGGTGGGATTGGTTCAAGCCGATAAATTAAAGGTAAACCCCTTACCAGAGGACTTTGAAAAAGCTTCCATAATCAATAACACCAAGCCCGGCGCGGGGATTATACTGGACATTTTAAGAGAGTCCCTGGGGAACCGGGAATTTATAAAGGTTAAAAAACCAGCTGGCGCACCTTCTACTCAAAAACAGATTGATGAAGCATCTTCTGGAGAAATTGCCATCCTTGCTTTAGGGGACTGTGGTTCCTGCACCAGCTGGGTTATACTGGATGCCATTCGCCTGGAAAAAATGGGAATACCCACCATTTCCATCTGTTCAACACATTTTGCTCCATTCGCCCGTGAACTGGCCAAATCTCATGGAATGGATGAATTAAGAATTTTAGAAATTGAACATCCCATAGCTGGTCTTTCTGATGAAGAAGTGGAAGAAAAAACCAGGAAACTGATTCCATCTTTCTTATATTTACTGCAAATACCATAATACTCTGAAAATGCCTTAAACCACTAAATGTGTTAGATAACTATGGCCCAAAAAGATAAGATAAAAGTTAGCGATAAGACCTGTGGCTGCCTTATTGATGAAATCCTGGAAAATAGCCAGGAAAATGACAAGATAATGAAGAAAACAGAGGGTAAAGATGAAAATCGTCTTTGCAGTGCCAGTCCCTCAGATATGGAATTCTTCGTTGATCCGGATCCTCAAAAAGTCAGCATCGATTTTTACCAGCGCCGTCTGACCGATGGTCTGCCCATCATTCCCCCCACCAGGGAGAAAGTAAATCATTTTCTGAGGTACAGTGCACATGACCCAGAAGATATTCTGGCGGTTCTACCCCCTAAAATGGGCCAGGCCACTCCTGAAAAAATTGCAATTAACTCGGTTATGGCCGGTTGCCTGCATCAATTTCAACCAGTCACAGAACACATTATAAAGGCTATCTCCCAGGATAAATTCAACCTCTCAGGAGTTAACGCCACCACCCATCCTGTATCCATCTGCACCATTGTAAATGGACCATTATCCAGTGAATTAGGTTTAAACTCTGGTGCGGGTTGTCTAGGGCCTGGTAACATGGCAAATGCTACCATTGGCCGTGCCCTGCGTTTGTGCCTTATTAACCTTGCCGGGGCAATCCCCGGAGTGGGTGACCATGCCACCCATGGTTCACCATCCAAGTACAGTTACTGTTTTGCGGAAAATGAGGAAGAAAGCCCATGGGACCCTTTCCAGGTGGAAAACGGTTACTTGAAGGATGAAAGTACAGTCACTGTAATGGCTGCTGAAGCTCCACACAACGTCAATGATCACCGCAGCCAGACAGCAGAGGATCTCTTGGACACCATCGTTCACACTGCAGCCACTGCCGGTTGTAACAACAGCCACGTACCGGGTGAATTATTAGTGATTATGAGTCCAGAGCACGCAGCAACCATCAGCAAGGACGAGTGGGAAAAAGAAGATGTTAAGAATTATATCCATGAAAATGCACTGCTACCTACGGGTTTAGGTGATCGTGGTGGTCGAAAGCTGGATGATGAATGGATTATTGATGGAGAAGTTCGTATAACCCGTTCCCCATCTGATGTTATTTTACTGGTGGCAGGAGGACCCGGTAGACATACCATGATCAGCCACGGCTTTGGAAATGGATCTCTGTCTGTAACCATATCCCTATCTCTAAAAGATGGTACAATAGTCAGATCCGTGGAAGATTTTAAAGTAAAATAGATTTTAAAGTTGAGTATACTTATCTTTACGGAATTGTTTAGAAATAACTTTTAAAGAAATAACTTTTAAATATAAAACTATCTCACCTATTTTTTCAAAAACCAATCTCTTTGAAACAGTAGATAAAAAAACCTACTGATTAAAAGAGGTTTTGTTCATTTTAATCCGTGTGATGACCTACTCGTTCTAATTCTACTTCCCATGTCTGGGGATTTTCTTCAATATATTTTTCTAAAATTTCCCTGCACTCATCAATACCCATAACCTTAACTTCCACCCCATTTTCCCTTAATAGTTCTTCAGGACCAATTAATGTGGTGTTTTCTCCAATCACCACTCTGTGAATATTATACAGCATAATTGCCCCCGAACACATGGTGCA
Proteins encoded in this window:
- the lysS gene encoding lysine--tRNA ligase — its product is MKHWTERIASDLTNWDVEKHVVASGTSISGSIHIGNSCDVFIANAVGKSLQKLGEDSKTIWIADDHDPLRKVPYPLPESYEKYLGIPYSQIPCPEGCCENFVEHFQKPFLETLPVFGIELETYSGFKMYQDGVYNDYIKKSLERAPKIREIFNQYREHPLASDWLPYNPICTECGRVNTTTAYDYQGDTVFYRCQCGHEGELNIKSGEGKLTWRVEWAARWKIFGVTCEPFGKDHAASGGSYDVSKVISQEIFDYRAPYPVPYEWITLKGEAMSKSHGVFFTPGQWLEIGAPETLNYFLFRSKPLKHKDFDPGMSFLDFIDQYDRVERIHYHAEEAASEKEMEKLGKIYEVSQINTNESMPFQTSYRFLTVARQITDDPEKIFAILKRNSQLSADMEGKEYSDLSEDAQARLRSRLENVENWLEKYAPEFVKFSVQKTLPDVQLNENQDAFLLQVAELLENNDYTSSQELHDGMYNIINELGLKPPKAFQAIYKTIIGKKQGPRAASFVLSLDKDFVIKRFRREA
- a CDS encoding carbohydrate kinase family protein produces the protein MRKQRDLLAIGHTALDYIIQVNEFPLPNSATTINNMRTFHGGAAANVAVVASSLGLESSLVSAVGGDFPGSDYQNHLEKLQININDMIIVEEDKTPTAFVLTDTNDDQIFYFYWGAASRFKESSVPEEAIMNVQAVHLATGDPTFNCRCGEFARESDKIISFDPGQDLHMYSPQDLLDVLKICDILFGNHHEIGRILESINMNIDQLRDYGPSIVVETRGRNGSVIYSDEKIQIDAIERDPTDPTGAGDSYRAGFLKPYLEGEPLEYCGKLASAVSSFIVEAQGCQTNVPTLEMAKERMKNSLE
- a CDS encoding LysR family transcriptional regulator: MKSQPSINLKINGETFSYRLFDALREITNTWSQREAAKRLGISHAVLNRRIRDAEGKLGFKLVETTGAGSGLSPQGMMILEKYQSYLRRLENRDVPVIGGGPIATGLMDALARQYGLKVVIYTTDDLNALKMAEMDMLDILVLDDPVHAFMHDLDFLPIARDDLVLVSGSDENLDTVDQLRGREFVEVIHSAQRLAWNTLDQLRVDYEIVDICSSPENALKMVKTRADLLTFQNRSFMSPLLDSFTVSDIMAEDTSHIISMVIPDKDEPDKKDDLEDFSNFIQGKGQDIIREWGFRRID
- a CDS encoding UGSC family (seleno)protein, whose product is MKVQLVEREVLDPVGLVQADKLKVNPLPEDFEKASIINNTKPGAGIILDILRESLGNREFIKVKKPAGAPSTQKQIDEASSGEIAILALGDCGSCTSWVILDAIRLEKMGIPTISICSTHFAPFARELAKSHGMDELRILEIEHPIAGLSDEEVEEKTRKLIPSFLYLLQIP
- the thiC gene encoding phosphomethylpyrimidine synthase; this translates as MTQMDDARKGIITDEMKSVAENENVDAEFIRKSVANGTIAIPSNKGREVKAVGIGAGLRTKVNATIGTSTDICDFDMEEEKAKIAIANNADTLMELSVGGDLDEIRRRILKVSDIPVGSVPVYQAAFETIREKGAAIYMDEDVMFKAIEKQAKDGIDFMAIHCSVNMETLKRLKRQGREGGLVSRGGALVSAWMVENEVENPLYKNFDYILEIAKEYDFCMSMANAMRAGAIADSTDRAGVQELIILGELIDRAREAGVQTIVEGPGHIPLNEIKANVVIQKKLCRQAPFYMLGPIVTDIAPAYDHIVSSIGASQSAAAGADFICYVTPAEHLALPGPEDVKMGVIASRIGAYVGDMAKGIHNGEKDLEMANARKKLNWEAQYNAAICPSDARAIRDARPPEDPDTCTMCGSYCAIKIVNEWLDEAPTEVFE
- the hxlB gene encoding 6-phospho-3-hexuloisomerase, which gives rise to MDNVRSVSAELDPENIEDMTRLLQTSKNVFVMGLGRSGLVARAFAMRLMHLGISVYVVGETTTPALTSEDCLLSISGSGETFSIISAANIAHKRGTQIIAVTSYVDSTLGEMADLVVHIKGRTKIDSEKNYITRQMNGKHQSLSPMGTLFEVTSLIFLDSLIAQLMVEMGKTEEDMKARHTVIE